The sequence CGCCCGGAGCGATGGCTGGCCCCGTGCCGTGTCCCGGTGCTAGATTGTTATAAGGCGGACCAGAGGCGGGAATCTTGGCGAAAATTGCGGCCGTCCTGGACGATGCCCTGGCGAAGCGCGCCCTCGAAGGCGGTCCGGGACGGTTGACGGCGCGGGTCCTTGCGGAAGGTCGGGAGTGGTCGGTGTCCGACGTGGTGTGCACGTCCGGCCCGCAGGACCGTCCGTTTGAAGAACAGCACGACGATATGTTTATCAGCCTGGTCGTCGCGGGCAGCTTTCAATATCGCGCCGCGGCCGGATACGATCTCTTGACGCCGGGGTCCCTCATGTTGGGAAACGCCGGTCAGCGTTTTGAATGCCGACACGACCACGGTGCCGGAGACCGCTGCCTGTCGTTCGCCTACACGCCAGAATACTTCGAGCGTCTGGCGTCGGCCGCCGGCGCGGGCGGGGACGGCCATCGTTTCCGGGTGGTCAGGGTCCCGCCGCTGCGTGCCCTGACGCCGTTGGTCGCACGCGCCTGCGCGGCGCTCGTCGCGGCGGGGGATATGGGTTGGGAAGAACTGAGCCTTCTGGTCGCCGCACACGCCGTTCAGCTTACGCGGAGGGCTCGCCCGGACGCGCCCACAATGCCGTCACGGGCGGAGGCCGGCGTCGCCGCGGCGGTCCGAACCATCGAGCGTCAACCGGACGGCAGGCTCACCCTGGCGCGTC comes from bacterium and encodes:
- a CDS encoding AraC family transcriptional regulator, with the protein product MAKIAAVLDDALAKRALEGGPGRLTARVLAEGREWSVSDVVCTSGPQDRPFEEQHDDMFISLVVAGSFQYRAAAGYDLLTPGSLMLGNAGQRFECRHDHGAGDRCLSFAYTPEYFERLASAAGAGGDGHRFRVVRVPPLRALTPLVARACAALVAAGDMGWEELSLLVAAHAVQLTRRARPDAPTMPSRAEAGVAAAVRTIERQPDGRLTLARLAQEAGLSPFHFLRAFERVTGVTPHQYVLRTRLRNAALRLSEGPAKVVDVALDSGFADVSNFNRAFRGEFGVSPSGYRARPAPLP